A DNA window from Deltaproteobacteria bacterium contains the following coding sequences:
- a CDS encoding SDR family oxidoreductase: MNRRKPPGTRVLVAGSTGYLGRHVVAALHRSGFPVRALVRSPERLDWVRDACDEVFVAQATRNDTLEGVCDGIDVVFTSIGLRSFAPRPTFWEVDFQANMNILNRAVDAGVRQFIFVSVVNGERIRRQVLAAEARERVVDSLIASGLTWTVLRPTGFFNDMGELFKMARRGVFYVIGKGTTRINPIHGADLADQVVRSIRDPAAHNQALPLGGPDTFTVRQIGELAFEVLRRPPRIRSIPPWLLGVGSSLLSPFNANAATLLRAMQVTSTMDMIGRPCGHHRLRDFFLELAQGGNR, translated from the coding sequence ATGAATAGAAGAAAGCCTCCCGGCACCAGAGTGCTGGTGGCCGGATCCACTGGGTATCTCGGCCGTCACGTGGTGGCCGCCCTCCACCGCAGCGGTTTCCCGGTCCGTGCCCTCGTGCGCAGCCCTGAACGGCTCGACTGGGTACGTGACGCCTGCGACGAGGTTTTTGTGGCACAGGCCACCCGCAATGACACCCTCGAAGGAGTCTGCGATGGTATCGATGTCGTCTTTACCTCCATCGGCCTCCGTTCCTTCGCTCCCAGGCCGACCTTCTGGGAGGTCGACTTCCAGGCGAACATGAACATCCTCAACAGGGCTGTCGATGCGGGTGTCCGCCAGTTTATCTTTGTTTCCGTGGTCAACGGGGAGCGGATCAGAAGACAGGTTCTGGCTGCAGAGGCCAGGGAGAGGGTCGTCGACAGCCTCATCGCATCCGGTCTCACCTGGACGGTCCTCCGGCCCACCGGATTTTTCAATGATATGGGGGAGCTTTTCAAAATGGCCAGGCGGGGTGTCTTCTACGTCATAGGCAAAGGAACCACCCGCATCAACCCCATCCATGGGGCCGACCTTGCCGACCAGGTCGTCCGGTCGATCCGCGATCCCGCCGCCCACAACCAGGCGCTCCCCCTTGGGGGACCTGATACGTTCACGGTCAGGCAGATCGGGGAACTCGCTTTCGAAGTTCTCCGGCGCCCCCCGAGGATCCGCTCCATCCCCCCTTGGCTGCTCGGAGTGGGAAGCTCTCTGTTAAGCCCCTTCAATGCCAATGCCGCGACACTCCTTCGTGCCATGCAGGTCACCTCCACCATGGACATGATCGGCAGGCCCTGCGGCCACCACAGGCTCCGGGATTTCTTCCTGGAACTCGCACAGGGGGGGAACCGGTAA
- a CDS encoding Rieske 2Fe-2S domain-containing protein codes for MAPEAREERRSFLNLMLGGSLLVGLGVVVNTVFRYVWPTKEMIGVGKSEGVTTISLADLPVGGAKTVRHQGKPYVVVRTATGIYAINAICTHLGCIVRWDPQLKQLACPCHAAFFDLSGNVISGPAPSPLPTATVKIVGDRILIT; via the coding sequence ATGGCTCCGGAAGCCAGAGAGGAGAGAAGATCCTTCTTGAACCTCATGCTCGGAGGTTCGCTGCTGGTGGGGCTCGGAGTGGTGGTCAATACGGTCTTCCGGTACGTATGGCCCACCAAGGAGATGATCGGAGTGGGAAAATCCGAAGGCGTGACCACCATATCCCTCGCTGACCTCCCGGTGGGAGGGGCCAAGACCGTCAGGCACCAGGGGAAGCCCTACGTGGTCGTCCGCACAGCCACTGGAATCTACGCCATAAATGCGATCTGCACCCATCTCGGGTGCATAGTCCGATGGGATCCCCAGCTCAAGCAACTCGCGTGCCCCTGTCATGCGGCCTTTTTCGACCTGAGCGGCAACGTCATCTCGGGACCTGCTCCCAGCCCTCTTCCCACGGCCACCGTGAAGATCGTGGGAGACCGGATTCTCATAACCTGA
- a CDS encoding cytochrome b N-terminal domain-containing protein: MAEEYKKVEKEDQEFERRTLARESVNLITLFTGVLYGELDERLGIIDAIKKNLKKPVPSHVNWTFCFGGVSFFLFLVLLVTGTLLMLYYRPTTRQAYQSVVLITNVVPYGWLIRGLHHWAANLMILMVISHMIKVFFYGAYKPPRDFNWVVGVVLLILILAFGFSGYLLPWSQVSYWATTVVTDATGAFPLIGKKLEYFIRGGPELSQLTLNRFFTLHVIILPALTFIFLFLHFGMVRKQGISGPL; encoded by the coding sequence ATGGCGGAAGAATACAAGAAGGTCGAAAAGGAAGACCAGGAATTCGAGAGAAGGACACTCGCCAGAGAGTCGGTCAACCTGATCACCCTCTTCACCGGGGTCTTGTACGGGGAGTTGGACGAGCGTCTCGGCATCATCGACGCCATCAAGAAGAATCTGAAAAAGCCGGTCCCCTCTCATGTCAACTGGACCTTCTGCTTTGGAGGGGTCTCCTTCTTCCTCTTTCTCGTCCTCCTTGTGACAGGTACACTCCTGATGCTTTACTACCGGCCGACAACCAGGCAGGCGTACCAGAGTGTGGTTCTGATCACCAACGTCGTCCCCTATGGCTGGCTGATCAGAGGGCTCCACCACTGGGCAGCCAACCTGATGATTCTAATGGTAATCTCCCACATGATAAAGGTCTTCTTCTACGGAGCCTACAAACCGCCGAGAGACTTCAACTGGGTGGTCGGAGTGGTCTTGTTGATCCTGATTCTGGCCTTCGGCTTTTCGGGATATCTACTCCCCTGGAGCCAGGTCTCCTACTGGGCCACCACGGTTGTGACCGATGCCACCGGGGCCTTCCCCTTGATCGGGAAAAAGCTCGAGTATTTTATCCGGGGAGGACCCGAACTCTCGCAACTCACCTTGAACCGGTTCTTTACCCTTCATGTAATCATTCTGCCGGCTTTGACGTTCATCTTCCTGTTTCTTCACTTCGGCATGGTGAGAAAGCAGGGGATATCGGGTCCCTTGTGA
- a CDS encoding cytochrome c3 family protein, which yields MERMAALKGGVILFSVMIVLSGTINTAWTEGTAGDESSCVSCHSGLGGKFAEPVSLARQSIHTQQEVTCHDCHGGDPASFDEDTAHSGKKGFTGKPPFDRIPEFCASCHADPQRMKRYNLRTDQLALYKTSHHGRLLYEKRDPRTATCISCHGSHDIKGKDNPLSRVFKANIAATCARCHSDREMMGRYRIPADQYEQYTKSVHGRMLLERHDPRAPTCSDCHGFHSANPPGYEIITTVCQMCHGTIGSLFKESPHYFEQTNEEVARCIDCHGDHDVVHATTALYEGEEERHCGECHDADSKQIRLARLIKTRIDTGVREVRAAARSLEEVKDSGKSLADIQETFEDARSELIKARAATHTLAITRIDQYIKPAVRQARKVQRASARILKELSARRKGAIVVLAILGVIIALVYLKITTL from the coding sequence ATGGAGAGGATGGCCGCCTTGAAGGGCGGGGTGATTCTCTTTTCCGTCATGATCGTCCTGTCTGGGACGATAAATACGGCGTGGACAGAGGGGACCGCAGGGGATGAGAGCTCCTGCGTCAGTTGCCATTCAGGTCTGGGAGGGAAATTCGCCGAACCGGTCAGCCTCGCCCGGCAAAGCATCCACACCCAGCAGGAGGTGACCTGCCACGACTGCCACGGCGGGGACCCGGCCTCCTTTGATGAAGACACGGCACATTCAGGGAAGAAGGGTTTTACCGGCAAGCCGCCCTTTGATCGGATCCCCGAGTTCTGTGCCAGTTGCCATGCCGACCCCCAACGGATGAAGCGCTACAATCTGAGGACCGACCAGTTGGCCCTCTACAAGACGAGCCATCACGGCAGGCTTCTGTACGAAAAGCGAGACCCGCGCACAGCCACCTGTATCAGCTGTCACGGGTCACACGACATCAAAGGCAAGGACAATCCCCTTTCCAGGGTCTTCAAGGCCAACATCGCTGCGACGTGTGCCCGCTGCCACTCTGACAGGGAAATGATGGGCAGATACAGGATTCCGGCGGATCAGTACGAACAGTACACCAAGAGTGTTCATGGAAGGATGCTCCTCGAGAGGCACGATCCCCGGGCACCCACCTGTTCGGATTGCCACGGCTTTCACAGTGCCAACCCCCCGGGCTATGAGATAATAACAACGGTTTGCCAGATGTGTCACGGCACCATCGGCAGCCTCTTCAAGGAGAGTCCCCACTACTTCGAGCAGACCAACGAGGAGGTCGCCCGGTGTATAGACTGCCACGGTGATCATGACGTGGTCCATGCAACCACGGCCCTTTACGAGGGAGAGGAGGAGAGACACTGCGGTGAGTGTCACGACGCCGACTCCAAGCAGATCCGCCTTGCCCGCCTGATCAAGACTCGAATCGATACAGGGGTCCGAGAGGTTCGGGCAGCTGCCAGGAGTCTGGAGGAAGTAAAGGATTCTGGCAAGAGCCTCGCGGATATCCAGGAGACCTTTGAAGACGCCAGATCCGAGTTGATCAAGGCGAGGGCCGCCACCCATACCCTTGCCATCACGCGGATCGACCAATACATCAAACCCGCGGTCAGGCAGGCAAGGAAGGTCCAGAGGGCCTCGGCTCGAATCCTCAAGGAACTCTCAGCGAGAAGGAAGGGAGCAATCGTTGTTCTCGCGATCCTTGGCGTCATCATCGCTCTGGTCTATCTGAAGATTACCACCCTGTGA
- a CDS encoding F0F1 ATP synthase subunit epsilon — protein MKGKILFEVVSPQRLVVSEEVDEVTAPGVEGEFGVLPGHIPFITTLKIGEIMYRRGASRRYMAVTWGFAEVLPDKVTILCESAELADEIDIARAVAERERAEAQLRRMGVADKDYWKVKGSLDKAITEVVVYGKKT, from the coding sequence ATGAAGGGAAAGATTCTCTTTGAAGTAGTGAGTCCCCAGCGGCTGGTGGTGAGTGAGGAAGTGGACGAGGTGACAGCACCCGGCGTGGAGGGTGAATTCGGAGTTCTTCCGGGCCATATCCCCTTCATCACGACCCTGAAGATCGGAGAGATCATGTATCGCCGGGGTGCCTCCAGGCGTTACATGGCGGTGACATGGGGCTTTGCCGAGGTTCTGCCGGACAAGGTCACGATCCTTTGTGAATCAGCGGAACTCGCCGACGAGATCGACATTGCCAGGGCGGTGGCGGAAAGGGAGCGGGCCGAGGCCCAGCTCAGAAGGATGGGTGTTGCAGACAAGGACTACTGGAAGGTAAAGGGTTCCCTGGACAAGGCGATTACCGAGGTGGTCGTCTATGGGAAAAAGACCTGA
- the atpD gene encoding F0F1 ATP synthase subunit beta translates to MREGKVVQVIGPVVDVEFEPGELPQIYNALRITNPALGDKEGNLVVEVAQHVGENTVRCIAMDSTDGLVRGMKAVDTGQPITMPVGREVLGRVLNVIGEPVDEGPPIKTEKRYPIHRPAPSFLDQNTRVEAFETGIKVIDLLEPYARGGKIGLFGGAGVGKTVVIMELIHNIATQHGGFSVFGGVGERTREGNDLWLEMKHSKVIDKAALVFGQMTEPPGARARVGLSALTAAEYFRDEEGQDVLLFIDNIFRFTQANSEVSALLGRMPSAVGYQPTLATDLGELQERITSTTKGSITSVQAIYVPADDLTDPAPATTFSHLDATTVLSRQIVEMGIYPAVDPLDSTSRILDPSVVGEEHYQTARAVQQILQKYKDLQDIIAILGMDELSEDDKLIVARARKIQRFLSQPFFVAEEFTGTEGRYVKLPDTIRGFKEIVEGKHDEIPEQAFYMVGTIEEALEKAEKLAG, encoded by the coding sequence ATGCGAGAGGGGAAGGTGGTCCAGGTTATCGGGCCGGTGGTCGACGTGGAGTTCGAACCAGGAGAACTGCCTCAGATCTACAATGCCCTGAGAATAACGAATCCTGCACTGGGTGACAAGGAGGGTAACCTTGTTGTCGAGGTGGCTCAGCATGTGGGAGAAAACACGGTTCGCTGCATTGCCATGGACTCCACGGATGGGCTGGTTCGGGGAATGAAGGCGGTCGACACCGGGCAGCCGATCACCATGCCGGTGGGCCGGGAGGTGCTGGGGCGGGTTCTCAACGTGATCGGTGAACCCGTCGATGAGGGACCTCCCATAAAGACCGAGAAGCGCTATCCCATCCATCGGCCTGCTCCGAGCTTTCTCGACCAGAATACACGGGTTGAAGCCTTTGAGACCGGAATCAAGGTGATCGACCTTCTCGAGCCCTATGCCAGGGGAGGGAAGATCGGACTGTTCGGCGGGGCAGGTGTCGGGAAGACCGTGGTGATCATGGAGTTGATCCACAACATAGCCACCCAGCACGGTGGGTTCTCCGTCTTTGGAGGTGTGGGGGAGCGGACCCGCGAGGGGAACGACCTCTGGCTCGAGATGAAACACTCCAAGGTCATCGACAAGGCGGCCCTGGTTTTCGGGCAGATGACGGAACCTCCCGGAGCGCGGGCTCGGGTGGGTCTGTCGGCTCTCACGGCGGCCGAGTATTTCAGAGACGAGGAAGGCCAGGATGTTCTCCTCTTTATCGACAATATCTTTCGATTCACCCAGGCCAACTCGGAGGTTTCGGCACTGTTGGGGCGGATGCCTTCGGCTGTCGGCTATCAACCCACCCTTGCCACCGACTTGGGGGAACTCCAGGAGAGGATCACCTCCACGACCAAGGGCTCGATCACATCTGTGCAGGCCATCTACGTGCCCGCCGACGACCTGACCGACCCCGCCCCTGCCACCACCTTCTCACATCTCGATGCTACCACGGTCTTGTCGCGGCAGATCGTGGAGATGGGGATCTATCCCGCCGTCGACCCCCTCGACTCCACTTCCAGGATACTCGATCCATCTGTGGTGGGGGAGGAGCATTATCAGACGGCTCGTGCGGTTCAGCAGATCCTCCAGAAATACAAGGACCTTCAGGACATAATCGCCATCCTGGGGATGGACGAGCTTTCCGAGGACGACAAGCTGATCGTTGCCAGGGCGAGAAAGATCCAGCGATTCCTTTCCCAGCCGTTTTTTGTGGCCGAGGAATTCACCGGGACGGAAGGCCGTTATGTCAAACTGCCCGATACGATCAGGGGTTTCAAGGAGATCGTCGAAGGCAAGCACGACGAGATCCCGGAGCAGGCCTTCTATATGGTCGGGACGATCGAGGAGGCCCTTGAAAAGGCGGAGAAACTTGCAGGCTGA
- the atpG gene encoding ATP synthase F1 subunit gamma, giving the protein MATLRDIRRRITSIKNTQQITKAMKMVAAAKLRRAQENIIEARPYAIKLRDVLGSLSLRTDPRAHPLLARREVRRVEIIPISSDRGLCGAFNQNVFRITERFIRENREFYDGITLSTIGRKALEYFSRRNYTIRSKYVGIFSTLTYETASAVAGEVIGAYTGETIDEIYLVYNEFRSAISQRPVMVKLLPIDPIPVEPGYVVTSYMYEPSEAEILETLLPRYVEYQLYRALLESQASEHGARMTAMDSATNNAEEMLGRLTLHYNRVRQAAITKELMDIIGGAEALK; this is encoded by the coding sequence ATGGCTACTCTCAGGGATATTCGCCGGAGAATCACGAGCATAAAGAACACCCAGCAAATCACAAAGGCGATGAAGATGGTGGCGGCGGCCAAGCTGCGACGGGCTCAAGAGAACATCATCGAGGCCAGGCCTTATGCCATCAAGCTCAGGGATGTTCTAGGGAGTCTCAGCCTGAGGACAGATCCCAGGGCCCATCCGCTTCTTGCCAGGCGGGAGGTCCGGCGGGTGGAGATCATACCCATCTCTTCGGACAGGGGGCTGTGCGGGGCGTTCAATCAGAACGTCTTTCGCATTACGGAACGCTTCATCCGTGAGAATCGGGAATTCTACGATGGGATAACCCTCAGCACCATCGGCCGGAAGGCCCTGGAATACTTCTCGAGGCGTAATTACACGATTCGCAGTAAGTATGTCGGGATCTTCAGCACCTTGACCTATGAAACCGCTTCGGCCGTTGCGGGCGAGGTGATCGGAGCCTATACGGGCGAGACGATCGACGAGATCTATCTGGTTTACAATGAGTTTCGGTCGGCCATATCCCAGCGGCCGGTGATGGTGAAGCTTCTGCCCATCGATCCGATTCCCGTGGAGCCCGGATACGTGGTAACCTCCTACATGTACGAGCCGAGTGAGGCAGAGATCCTGGAGACACTCCTGCCCAGGTATGTTGAGTACCAGCTCTACCGGGCTCTTCTGGAATCGCAGGCCAGCGAACACGGAGCCAGAATGACCGCCATGGATTCGGCCACCAACAATGCGGAGGAGATGCTCGGGAGGTTGACCCTCCATTATAACCGGGTCCGCCAGGCAGCGATTACGAAAGAACTCATGGACATCATCGGCGGGGCCGAGGCGTTGAAATGA
- a CDS encoding F0F1 ATP synthase subunit alpha — MEIKAEEISRVIEEQIRGYQREIDVSETGVVLSVGDGIARIHGLENCMAGELLEFPHNVFGMVLNLEEDNVGAALLGEDFLIKEGDLVKRTKRIVEVPVGEALVGRVVNALAHPIDGLGPIESDEFRGVERKAPGVVVRQPVKEPLQTGLKAIDSMIPIGRGQRELIIGDRQTGKTALAIDTIINQKGTDVICIYVAIGQKQSTVAQVVDRLRSFGAMDYTIVVSATASESAPMQFIAPYAGCAMGEYFRDNGRHALVIYDDLSKHAWAYRQMSLLLRRPPGREAYPGDIFYLHSRLLERAAKLSDGLGGGSLTALPVIETQAGDVSAYIPTNVISITDGQIYLETDLFYSGVRPAVNVGLSVSRVGGNAQIKAMKQVAGSLRLDLAQYREMAAFAQFGSDLDKATQAQLARGSRLVEVLKQGQYQPLPVEKEVVIIYAGVNGWLDDIPVESIAKFEKELYDFLDTKYPEIGRAIGEKKELDDQIQEKLDGILQEFKEKFTH; from the coding sequence ATGGAGATAAAGGCTGAGGAAATCAGTCGCGTTATCGAAGAACAGATAAGGGGGTACCAGAGGGAGATCGATGTCAGTGAGACCGGTGTGGTTCTCAGTGTCGGTGATGGAATAGCGCGGATCCACGGCCTGGAGAATTGCATGGCCGGGGAACTCCTCGAGTTTCCCCACAATGTCTTCGGAATGGTGCTCAACCTGGAGGAGGACAACGTAGGGGCGGCTCTCCTTGGAGAGGACTTCCTTATCAAGGAGGGCGACCTCGTGAAGAGAACCAAACGGATCGTCGAGGTCCCGGTGGGGGAAGCCCTTGTCGGCCGCGTGGTGAATGCCCTGGCCCACCCCATTGACGGGCTTGGACCCATCGAGTCCGATGAATTCCGAGGCGTTGAAAGGAAGGCCCCCGGAGTGGTGGTTCGCCAGCCGGTCAAGGAGCCGCTCCAGACGGGGCTGAAGGCCATCGACTCGATGATACCCATCGGCCGGGGTCAGAGGGAACTGATCATCGGAGACCGGCAGACAGGGAAGACCGCGCTGGCTATAGACACGATCATCAACCAGAAAGGCACAGACGTTATCTGCATATATGTCGCCATTGGACAGAAACAATCCACCGTGGCACAGGTGGTCGACAGGCTCAGAAGCTTCGGCGCCATGGATTACACGATAGTGGTCTCTGCTACGGCCAGTGAGTCGGCTCCCATGCAGTTCATTGCCCCTTACGCCGGGTGTGCAATGGGAGAGTATTTCAGGGACAATGGAAGGCACGCCCTGGTGATCTATGATGACCTCTCAAAACACGCCTGGGCTTACAGGCAGATGTCGCTCCTCCTGAGAAGGCCCCCGGGCAGGGAGGCCTACCCGGGCGATATTTTCTATCTCCATTCCAGGCTTCTCGAGAGGGCGGCCAAACTGAGTGATGGACTGGGTGGGGGATCGCTGACGGCCTTGCCCGTTATTGAGACCCAGGCAGGTGATGTTTCCGCCTATATCCCCACCAATGTCATCTCCATCACGGACGGCCAGATCTACCTGGAGACCGATCTCTTTTACTCCGGCGTCCGTCCTGCGGTCAACGTGGGCCTCTCCGTGTCGCGGGTAGGCGGTAACGCTCAGATCAAGGCAATGAAGCAGGTTGCCGGCTCCCTCCGTCTCGACCTTGCACAGTACAGGGAGATGGCGGCTTTTGCACAGTTTGGAAGCGATCTGGACAAGGCCACGCAGGCCCAGTTGGCCCGAGGCTCGCGCCTGGTGGAGGTGCTCAAGCAAGGACAATATCAACCCCTTCCCGTGGAAAAGGAGGTCGTCATTATTTACGCGGGGGTGAACGGGTGGCTGGACGATATCCCGGTGGAGAGCATCGCGAAATTCGAGAAGGAGCTCTACGATTTCCTCGATACCAAGTATCCCGAGATCGGCCGGGCCATCGGTGAGAAGAAGGAGCTGGATGATCAGATCCAGGAGAAACTCGACGGTATTCTCCAGGAGTTCAAGGAGAAGTTCACCCATTGA
- the atpH gene encoding ATP synthase F1 subunit delta, translated as MTKRTIARRYAKAMLILAKKEGIVEQIDDEFSSLVVLMDRVKVFWQVMTNPLYDVDRRKLVLSEVARMTGMSPPVSGLLGLLLEKGRMKYLPLVLSVYHEMADEAMGRVRARVYTAMEPTSEQTEKIREKLARIMGKEVIVEITRDGSLLGGMVTKIGGLVFDGSLKSQLARMRESLARG; from the coding sequence GTGACCAAGCGGACTATTGCTCGTCGATACGCCAAGGCCATGCTGATCCTTGCGAAAAAGGAGGGGATCGTGGAGCAGATCGACGACGAGTTCTCCTCCCTGGTGGTTCTCATGGACAGGGTGAAGGTCTTTTGGCAGGTGATGACCAACCCGCTTTACGATGTGGACCGGCGGAAGCTGGTTCTGTCAGAGGTCGCCCGGATGACTGGGATGAGTCCCCCCGTCTCCGGCCTTCTCGGGCTTCTTTTGGAGAAGGGTCGGATGAAGTACCTTCCTCTGGTCCTGTCGGTCTACCATGAGATGGCCGATGAAGCCATGGGTCGTGTCCGGGCGAGGGTCTACACGGCGATGGAACCGACCAGTGAACAGACCGAGAAGATCCGGGAGAAGCTGGCAAGGATCATGGGAAAAGAGGTGATCGTTGAGATCACCCGAGACGGTTCGCTTCTGGGAGGCATGGTTACCAAGATCGGGGGGCTGGTGTTCGACGGGAGTCTGAAGAGTCAGCTGGCAAGGATGAGAGAGAGTCTGGCAAGGGGGTAA
- the atpF gene encoding F0F1 ATP synthase subunit B, with amino-acid sequence MRRRRLPGGRHAWSLGVLLVLIGFLPGCALIERVTHNPWLSFAFKVVNFAILAALLVKFLSKPLGTFLKRRQAEVKKALEEAERARSEAEKKAKEYEARLARMDEEIQGIHQALREEGEREKARLIREAEQMAEKIREQAQVTARQEIRAAQRVLREEMADLAVRLAEEIVKRGITEADQKRLVEEYIDQMEALR; translated from the coding sequence GTGAGGAGAAGGAGACTGCCCGGCGGGAGACATGCCTGGTCCCTCGGAGTCTTGCTCGTCTTGATCGGTTTTTTGCCAGGGTGTGCGCTGATCGAGAGGGTTACACATAACCCGTGGCTGAGCTTTGCCTTCAAGGTAGTGAACTTCGCGATTCTTGCGGCCCTTCTTGTGAAATTCCTCTCAAAGCCGCTGGGTACCTTTCTCAAGAGGCGGCAGGCCGAAGTTAAGAAGGCTCTGGAAGAGGCCGAGAGGGCGAGATCAGAAGCCGAGAAGAAAGCGAAGGAGTACGAAGCGCGACTCGCCCGTATGGATGAGGAGATCCAGGGGATCCATCAGGCCTTGAGGGAGGAGGGAGAGAGGGAGAAGGCGAGGCTCATCCGTGAGGCCGAACAGATGGCAGAGAAGATCAGGGAGCAGGCCCAGGTGACAGCCCGGCAGGAGATCCGGGCGGCTCAAAGAGTTCTCAGGGAGGAGATGGCCGACCTGGCGGTAAGGCTTGCCGAGGAGATAGTCAAGAGAGGAATAACCGAGGCGGACCAGAAGAGGCTTGTGGAGGAGTATATAGACCAGATGGAGGCCCTCCGGTGA
- a CDS encoding ATP synthase F0 subunit B, with the protein MIEINQSLIIQIVNFLIFIFILNELIFKPVVRVMNQRRERIEGTMERAGLMGKEAQEKFEAYERRISEAKTQAAGEKERLRRHGETLSKEIVEKARAELARDIPIIRRQIAEERDRVRRELDRKAQDMAREIACRILGREIS; encoded by the coding sequence ATGATCGAAATCAATCAGAGCCTCATCATTCAGATTGTCAATTTTCTCATTTTCATCTTTATTCTGAATGAGCTTATCTTCAAACCGGTCGTGAGGGTCATGAACCAGCGGCGGGAGCGGATCGAGGGGACCATGGAGCGCGCCGGTCTCATGGGGAAGGAGGCTCAGGAGAAGTTCGAGGCCTATGAGCGGAGAATCTCGGAAGCCAAGACTCAGGCGGCCGGTGAAAAGGAGAGACTCCGCCGGCATGGAGAGACCCTTTCCAAGGAGATCGTTGAGAAGGCCCGGGCCGAACTGGCACGGGACATTCCGATTATCCGCAGGCAGATCGCCGAGGAGAGGGATCGGGTGAGACGCGAACTTGACAGGAAGGCCCAGGACATGGCCAGGGAGATAGCGTGCAGAATACTCGGAAGGGAGATCTCGTGA
- a CDS encoding helix-turn-helix domain-containing protein, which translates to MELKDKEILNEAELMELLGVSRTTLWKLRRDRNLPYGKVGREYRYLKSEIIRWLKESKYQMAPQQRRFDFLKGK; encoded by the coding sequence ATGGAATTGAAGGACAAGGAGATCCTCAACGAGGCGGAATTGATGGAGCTGCTCGGAGTCTCCAGAACGACTCTCTGGAAACTCAGGCGAGACCGCAATCTGCCCTATGGAAAAGTGGGAAGAGAATACCGCTATCTGAAAAGCGAAATCATCAGGTGGTTGAAAGAGTCGAAGTACCAGATGGCCCCCCAACAGAGACGTTTCGACTTCCTCAAGGGGAAGTGA